One genomic window of Pseudomonas aeruginosa includes the following:
- a CDS encoding MarR family winged helix-turn-helix transcriptional regulator, with product MSAIALYDYLERLTSLMRAWSREQPLVAELQPVQLSALHYLARCNRYSDTPLGVTEYLGLTKGTVSQSLKVLEGRGLISKLPDARDRRSVHLRLTDAGRALIEAVIPPQFLEQAVTALGEKGEHLQGLLRDLLVVIQRQEDVPGFGLCRSCRFHQRRAGSPFCGLTGEPLSDADAELICREHQACG from the coding sequence ATGTCCGCCATCGCCCTTTACGATTATCTGGAAAGGCTGACCAGCCTGATGCGTGCCTGGTCCCGCGAGCAGCCGCTGGTGGCTGAGCTGCAGCCGGTGCAGTTGAGCGCCTTGCATTACCTGGCGCGTTGTAATCGCTATTCGGATACTCCGCTGGGCGTGACCGAATACCTCGGCTTGACCAAGGGCACAGTGTCGCAATCGCTCAAGGTGCTGGAAGGGCGGGGGCTGATCAGCAAGCTGCCGGATGCGCGGGATCGGCGCAGCGTTCATCTGCGGCTGACCGATGCGGGGCGCGCGCTGATCGAGGCGGTGATTCCGCCGCAGTTCCTCGAGCAGGCCGTCACGGCACTGGGCGAGAAGGGCGAACACTTGCAAGGCTTGTTGCGTGATCTTCTGGTCGTCATCCAGCGTCAGGAGGATGTGCCTGGTTTCGGCCTTTGTCGGTCCTGCCGGTTCCATCAACGGCGTGCGGGTTCGCCCTTCTGCGGTCTAACCGGGGAGCCGTTGAGCGATGCCGATGCCGAACTGATCTGCCGCGAGCACCAGGCCTGCGGCTGA
- a CDS encoding glutaredoxin family protein, which translates to MTKAIYYHAGCAICVEAERSLLPLLDHKQVDIEVVHLAEQSARIAEAEKAGVKSVPALVVDGQVLHLNFGAALSDLK; encoded by the coding sequence ATGACCAAAGCCATCTACTACCACGCCGGCTGCGCAATCTGTGTCGAAGCCGAACGTTCCTTGCTGCCATTGCTCGATCACAAGCAGGTGGACATCGAAGTGGTCCATCTCGCCGAACAATCGGCACGCATCGCCGAGGCGGAAAAGGCCGGGGTCAAGTCGGTTCCTGCCCTGGTTGTCGACGGACAGGTACTGCACCTTAACTTCGGTGCGGCGCTCAGCGATCTGAAATAA
- a CDS encoding DUF2024 family protein: MEVKIFDTHVRTRDGRYLHFDVLVTEELGARAGEFARRWLAGRGIDEADISQGHCSYCHSEIATAEVAEAIRLHGHYILPLEGC; encoded by the coding sequence ATGGAGGTGAAGATCTTCGACACCCATGTGCGAACCCGCGACGGCCGCTACCTGCACTTCGATGTCCTGGTCACGGAGGAACTGGGGGCTCGCGCCGGCGAGTTCGCTCGACGCTGGCTCGCCGGAAGAGGCATAGACGAGGCCGATATCAGCCAGGGGCATTGCAGCTACTGCCATAGCGAGATTGCGACAGCAGAGGTTGCCGAAGCCATTCGGCTCCATGGCCATTACATCCTTCCCCTGGAAGGCTGTTGA
- a CDS encoding Rho-binding antiterminator, which produces MDSYHPIACDLHDYLEIACLYRYRLLLELEDGVRFEAEARTTHTRAVRPGGGKEEYLEVAVEGATLLLRLDRLLAITALTEAALFGRIRLREEACSRASGMPPSHLGN; this is translated from the coding sequence ATGGACAGCTACCACCCGATCGCCTGCGATCTCCATGACTACCTGGAGATCGCCTGCCTCTACCGCTACCGGTTGCTCCTCGAACTCGAGGACGGTGTTCGCTTCGAAGCCGAGGCGCGCACGACGCATACCCGGGCCGTTCGGCCAGGCGGCGGCAAGGAGGAATACCTTGAGGTGGCCGTCGAAGGAGCGACTCTGCTGCTGCGCCTGGATCGCCTGTTGGCGATTACCGCCCTCACGGAAGCGGCCTTGTTCGGCCGCATACGCCTGAGGGAAGAGGCCTGTTCCAGAGCATCCGGCATGCCACCTTCACACCTTGGAAACTGA
- a CDS encoding Wzz/FepE/Etk N-terminal domain-containing protein has protein sequence MPSSQLPGASPSEIDLVQLFQQLWASKWLIALIAALATAAALAYALLAVPTYQVDVLLRPIQTKALEAVNVNGLYALTPREALDRVGNELAAYSGRLEYFEAHPELFQQLNAEGLSPEQAFWKFNQDAFSMQQADLKKDPQAAPFFRLSMQYPQGMDGAAILNGMLASTIENERQRILDDLQARIDGRLQFLEQDIEGKRASYQATKEGKIARLLEADSIRRAGLEDELKALRGRLKMVRDSRIQQLNEAIQIATRLGIVKPTTPGALGEVGQDGSRSVFRTEVNNQQIPLYFMGVDALTAERDTLLKRKGDDFTEPRVAKIQQELKQLENNREVQYLQARKGEERFFENIDKLRGEQARLKTLKASELKIELVRIDQKASTPLKPIKPRKALVVALGLLGGLVFGVLVALVRAMLRAPRQRVQEDSLPPGVVSLDRSLSGT, from the coding sequence ATGCCTTCCTCACAGCTTCCGGGGGCTTCGCCCTCGGAGATCGATCTCGTTCAGCTGTTCCAGCAATTGTGGGCGTCGAAATGGCTGATAGCGCTGATCGCGGCCTTGGCGACCGCCGCTGCGCTCGCCTACGCGCTGTTGGCCGTTCCAACCTACCAGGTGGATGTCCTGTTGCGGCCGATCCAGACCAAGGCCCTGGAGGCTGTCAATGTCAACGGGCTGTATGCCCTGACTCCGCGGGAAGCGCTGGATCGCGTCGGCAACGAGCTGGCAGCCTACTCCGGCAGGCTGGAGTATTTCGAAGCCCATCCAGAGCTATTCCAGCAATTGAACGCCGAGGGCCTGTCCCCCGAGCAGGCTTTCTGGAAGTTCAACCAGGATGCCTTCAGCATGCAGCAGGCGGACTTGAAGAAGGACCCCCAGGCGGCGCCTTTCTTCCGCTTGTCCATGCAGTATCCCCAGGGCATGGATGGTGCCGCCATTCTCAACGGCATGCTCGCGTCGACCATCGAGAACGAGCGCCAGCGAATCCTGGACGACCTCCAGGCACGTATCGACGGTCGCCTGCAATTCCTCGAGCAGGATATCGAAGGCAAGCGTGCCAGTTACCAGGCTACCAAGGAGGGCAAGATCGCCCGGTTGCTGGAAGCGGACAGCATCCGGCGGGCCGGCCTGGAGGATGAGCTCAAGGCGTTGCGCGGGCGGCTGAAGATGGTGCGCGATTCGCGTATCCAGCAGCTCAACGAGGCTATCCAGATCGCCACCCGGCTGGGGATCGTCAAGCCGACGACCCCGGGCGCACTGGGAGAGGTCGGGCAGGATGGCTCGCGCAGCGTTTTCCGCACCGAGGTGAATAACCAGCAGATACCCCTGTATTTCATGGGTGTCGATGCCTTGACCGCCGAGCGCGATACCTTGCTCAAACGCAAGGGCGATGACTTCACCGAGCCCCGCGTGGCGAAGATCCAGCAGGAGCTGAAGCAGCTGGAGAACAACCGTGAAGTGCAATACCTGCAGGCTCGAAAGGGCGAGGAGCGTTTCTTCGAAAACATCGACAAGCTGCGTGGAGAGCAGGCGCGCCTCAAGACTCTGAAGGCGAGCGAGCTGAAGATCGAACTGGTGCGGATCGACCAGAAGGCTTCGACCCCTCTGAAACCGATCAAGCCGCGCAAGGCCTTGGTGGTGGCCTTGGGTCTCCTGGGCGGGTTGGTGTTCGGCGTGCTGGTGGCTCTGGTTCGGGCAATGTTGCGTGCCCCTCGGCAACGGGTACAGGAAGATAGCCTGCCGCCGGGAGTCGTCAGTCTCGACCGGAGCCTTTCCGGGACCTGA
- a CDS encoding DUF2058 domain-containing protein, with amino-acid sequence MSMSLRDQLLKAGLVNEKQAKQATKQKQKQQRLEHKNQVDKDDSQRQAAEQAKAEKLARDQELNRQQQEKAEKKAKAAQIKQLIEGTRLPKLESDDYYNFVDAKKVKRIAVNDLIRDKLSRGSLAIVSYDGRYEIVPRDAAVKIQERDPRRVVLLNVQSQEPDEDDPYKDYVVPDDLMW; translated from the coding sequence ATGAGCATGTCATTGCGTGACCAGTTGCTGAAAGCCGGGCTGGTCAATGAGAAACAGGCCAAGCAGGCCACCAAGCAGAAACAGAAACAGCAGCGTCTGGAGCACAAGAACCAGGTCGACAAGGACGACTCCCAGCGCCAGGCGGCGGAGCAGGCCAAGGCGGAAAAGCTGGCGCGCGACCAGGAATTGAACCGCCAGCAGCAGGAAAAAGCCGAGAAGAAGGCCAAGGCCGCGCAGATCAAGCAACTTATCGAAGGGACGCGCCTGCCCAAGCTGGAAAGCGACGACTACTACAATTTCGTCGACGCCAAGAAGGTCAAGCGGATCGCGGTCAACGACCTGATCCGCGACAAGCTGAGCCGAGGCAGCCTGGCTATCGTCAGCTATGACGGACGCTACGAGATCGTGCCCCGGGATGCGGCGGTGAAGATCCAGGAGCGCGATCCGCGGCGGGTGGTGCTGCTCAACGTACAGAGCCAGGAGCCGGACGAAGACGATCCCTACAAGGACTATGTGGTGCCCGACGATCTCATGTGGTGA
- the lpxO2 gene encoding lipid A hydroxylase LpxO2: protein MSVSLLVKVTLVGLFVASVLFVHFRGRARLPFLRQLVNHSAWFAPYNSLMYLFSSVPSKPYLDRSRFPELDELKNNWQTIREEALNLFDEGYIRAALNNNEAGFGSFFKKGWKRFYLTWYDGPLPSAQQLCPKTVELVSRIPNVKGAMFTLLPGGSHLNPHRDPFGGSLRYHLGLSTPNSDNCRIYVDGQPYAWRDGEDVMFDETFVHWVKNETEQTRVILFCDIERPLRSRLLTRLNRWISGILGRATAPQNVEGERVGSINQAYSVAIRGGNAIGAQVKRFKRAYPKAYRILRPVLAVILLVILYRWIFG from the coding sequence ATGAGCGTTTCTCTCCTGGTAAAAGTCACTCTGGTGGGCCTGTTCGTCGCCAGCGTCCTGTTCGTCCATTTCCGTGGGCGCGCGCGCTTGCCCTTCCTGCGCCAACTGGTCAACCACTCCGCCTGGTTCGCCCCCTACAACTCGCTGATGTACCTGTTCTCCAGCGTTCCCTCGAAGCCCTATCTGGATCGCAGCCGTTTTCCGGAGCTGGACGAACTGAAGAACAATTGGCAAACCATCCGCGAAGAAGCCCTCAACCTGTTCGACGAGGGTTATATCCGGGCTGCCCTGAACAATAACGAAGCCGGCTTCGGCTCGTTCTTCAAGAAAGGCTGGAAGCGCTTCTACCTGACCTGGTACGACGGCCCGCTGCCCTCCGCCCAGCAGCTCTGCCCGAAGACCGTAGAGTTGGTGAGCCGCATCCCCAACGTCAAGGGCGCGATGTTCACCCTGCTTCCCGGCGGCAGCCACCTGAATCCGCACCGCGACCCCTTCGGCGGCTCGCTGCGCTATCACCTCGGCCTGTCCACGCCGAATTCGGACAACTGCCGCATCTACGTCGACGGCCAGCCCTACGCGTGGCGGGATGGCGAAGACGTGATGTTCGACGAAACCTTCGTCCACTGGGTGAAGAACGAGACCGAGCAGACCCGGGTGATTCTCTTCTGCGATATCGAGCGGCCGCTCCGCTCCCGCCTGCTGACCCGGCTCAATCGCTGGATAAGCGGCATTCTCGGGCGAGCGACCGCACCGCAGAACGTCGAAGGCGAACGCGTCGGCAGCATCAACCAGGCCTACTCGGTCGCCATTCGCGGCGGCAATGCCATCGGCGCCCAGGTGAAGCGCTTCAAACGCGCCTACCCGAAGGCCTACCGAATCCTCCGCCCGGTGCTGGCGGTGATCCTGCTGGTCATCCTCTATCGTTGGATCTTCGGCTGA
- the mazG gene encoding nucleoside triphosphate pyrophosphohydrolase yields MYRLNDLLHLMARLRDPEFGCPWDLQQSYATIVPHTLEEAYEVADAIEQGDFPQLREELGDLLFQVVYYSQLAREEDRFAFDEVVDGITRKLIRRHPHVFLDGDLYGKPDAAKLAEAAVKQRWEELKAEERAAKAKEPQQLSLLDDVPVALPALSRAAKLQKRAAQVGFDWPEALPVVDKVREELDEVLEAMAEGDEGAVGEEVGDLLFVVVNLARHLKVDPEAALRQANGKFERRFRFIERNLREAGRKAEECSLEELDSLWGEAKKAERSAPGC; encoded by the coding sequence ATGTACCGACTCAACGACCTGCTCCACCTCATGGCGCGCCTGCGCGATCCCGAATTCGGCTGCCCCTGGGATCTCCAGCAGAGCTACGCGACCATCGTCCCGCACACCCTGGAAGAAGCCTACGAAGTAGCGGACGCCATAGAGCAGGGGGATTTCCCGCAATTGCGCGAGGAACTGGGCGACCTGCTGTTCCAGGTGGTCTATTACAGCCAGTTGGCTCGCGAAGAGGATCGCTTCGCTTTCGACGAGGTGGTGGACGGCATCACCCGCAAGCTGATCCGTCGACATCCCCACGTATTCCTCGATGGCGATCTCTATGGCAAGCCCGATGCGGCGAAGCTGGCCGAAGCGGCGGTCAAGCAGCGCTGGGAAGAACTGAAGGCCGAGGAGCGTGCCGCCAAGGCCAAGGAGCCGCAGCAGTTGTCGCTGCTGGATGACGTTCCTGTCGCCCTGCCGGCGTTGTCACGGGCGGCGAAGCTGCAGAAGCGCGCGGCGCAGGTCGGCTTCGACTGGCCGGAAGCGCTGCCGGTGGTGGACAAGGTTCGCGAGGAGCTGGACGAAGTCCTCGAGGCGATGGCAGAGGGTGACGAGGGTGCCGTGGGCGAGGAGGTTGGCGACCTGCTGTTCGTCGTGGTCAACCTGGCCCGGCATCTCAAGGTCGATCCGGAGGCTGCTCTGCGCCAGGCCAACGGCAAGTTCGAGCGGCGATTCCGGTTCATCGAGCGGAACCTGCGCGAAGCCGGCCGGAAAGCCGAAGAGTGTTCGCTGGAGGAACTGGACAGCCTCTGGGGCGAGGCCAAGAAAGCGGAGAGGAGCGCGCCCGGCTGTTAA
- the rlmD gene encoding 23S rRNA (uracil(1939)-C(5))-methyltransferase RlmD, which yields MARNKGGLRFQPSGGARGPAIPVGKKQRLTIERLAHDGRGIAHEAGMTWFVSGGLPGEELEARVLGARSKVVDARSERLFSSSDLRRREPCTVAGRCGGCTLQHLEHGEQLTLKQRTLQEQLQRFAGIEPEEWAAPLVGPEFGYRRRARIAVRWDARARRLDVGFRASASQEIVAFDECLVLVPPLQTIARALPALLQDFRKPESIGHVELFHGTASALLLRHTTALVDEDRQRLAAFCSAHQAQLWLQGAEQPLPVEPAAELGYSLGDWQLTLAYRPGDFVQVNAPVNESMIRQALDWLAPTADERVLDLFCGLGNFSLPLARRVARVVGVEGVAAMVERAGANALANGLGNAHFFQADLSKALAEAPWAEQGFTAVLLDPPRDGAFEAVREMSSLGARRVVYVSCNPATLARDAGEMARQGYRLKRAGILDMFPQTAHVEAMALFEAG from the coding sequence ATGGCCAGAAATAAGGGCGGGCTGCGCTTCCAGCCCAGCGGTGGTGCGCGCGGTCCCGCGATACCGGTAGGCAAGAAGCAGCGCCTGACCATCGAGCGCCTGGCCCATGACGGCCGAGGTATCGCCCACGAGGCGGGGATGACCTGGTTCGTCAGCGGCGGGCTGCCTGGCGAGGAACTTGAGGCCCGGGTGCTGGGCGCACGAAGCAAGGTGGTCGACGCGCGCAGCGAGCGCCTGTTCAGCAGTAGCGACCTGCGTCGCCGCGAGCCCTGCACTGTAGCGGGTCGCTGCGGCGGCTGCACCCTGCAGCACCTGGAACACGGCGAGCAGTTGACCCTGAAGCAGCGTACCTTGCAGGAGCAGTTGCAGCGTTTCGCCGGGATCGAGCCGGAAGAATGGGCCGCCCCTCTGGTCGGGCCCGAATTCGGCTATCGGCGCCGCGCTCGGATCGCCGTGCGCTGGGATGCCAGGGCGCGGCGTCTGGATGTCGGCTTCCGTGCCTCGGCCAGCCAGGAGATCGTCGCCTTCGATGAGTGCCTGGTCCTGGTGCCGCCTTTGCAAACGATTGCCCGTGCCCTGCCTGCTCTTCTGCAGGACTTCCGCAAGCCGGAAAGCATCGGCCACGTGGAGCTCTTCCATGGCACGGCCAGTGCATTGCTGTTGCGGCATACGACTGCCCTGGTCGACGAGGATCGCCAGCGCCTGGCCGCTTTCTGCTCCGCACACCAGGCCCAGCTCTGGCTGCAAGGTGCGGAACAGCCCTTGCCGGTGGAGCCGGCCGCCGAACTGGGCTACTCCTTGGGTGACTGGCAACTGACTCTGGCATACCGACCCGGAGACTTCGTCCAGGTCAATGCGCCGGTGAACGAGTCGATGATCCGCCAGGCCCTTGACTGGCTGGCGCCGACCGCCGACGAGCGGGTCCTCGACCTGTTCTGCGGGCTGGGCAATTTCTCCCTGCCGCTGGCGCGCCGGGTGGCGCGGGTAGTCGGGGTGGAGGGCGTGGCGGCGATGGTCGAGCGGGCAGGCGCCAACGCGCTGGCCAATGGCCTTGGCAACGCGCACTTTTTCCAGGCCGACCTGTCCAAAGCGCTTGCCGAAGCGCCCTGGGCGGAGCAAGGTTTTACCGCTGTGCTGCTCGATCCGCCGCGCGACGGCGCGTTCGAGGCGGTACGCGAAATGAGTTCTCTGGGTGCCCGGAGGGTAGTCTATGTATCCTGCAATCCGGCGACCCTGGCGCGCGATGCTGGCGAAATGGCCAGGCAGGGCTATCGTCTGAAGCGCGCCGGAATCCTCGATATGTTTCCGCAGACCGCACATGTCGAGGCCATGGCTTTGTTCGAGGCAGGCTAG
- the cysM gene encoding cysteine synthase B, with the protein MTVQYPTIADCVGNTPLVRLQRLPGETSNTLLVKLEGNNPAGSVKDRPALSMITRAELRGDIRPGDTLIEATSGNTGIALAMAAAIKGYKMILIMPDNSTAERKAAMTAYGAELILVSKEEGMEGARDLADKLQREGRGKVLDQFANGDNPEAHYHSTGPEIWQQTGGSITHFVSSMGTTGTIMGVSRYLKEQNPAVQIVGLQPMEGSAIPGIRRWPQEYLPKIYDASRVDRVVDMHQDEAEDIMRRLAREEGIFCGVSSGGAVAAMLRLSRELENAVLVAIICDRGDRYLSSGVYDPR; encoded by the coding sequence ATGACCGTGCAGTACCCGACTATCGCCGACTGCGTTGGCAATACCCCTCTGGTGCGTCTGCAGCGCCTTCCCGGGGAAACCTCCAATACCCTGCTGGTGAAGCTCGAAGGCAACAACCCGGCGGGATCGGTGAAGGACCGCCCGGCCCTGTCGATGATCACCCGTGCCGAACTGCGCGGCGACATCCGCCCCGGCGATACGCTGATCGAGGCTACTTCCGGCAACACCGGCATCGCCCTGGCCATGGCGGCGGCGATCAAGGGTTACAAGATGATCCTGATCATGCCGGACAACTCCACGGCCGAACGCAAGGCGGCGATGACCGCCTATGGCGCCGAGCTCATTCTGGTCAGCAAGGAAGAGGGCATGGAGGGCGCGCGCGATCTGGCCGACAAGCTGCAGCGCGAAGGCCGCGGCAAGGTCCTCGACCAGTTCGCCAATGGCGACAACCCGGAAGCCCATTACCACAGCACCGGCCCGGAAATCTGGCAGCAGACCGGCGGCAGCATCACCCATTTCGTCAGCTCCATGGGCACCACCGGGACCATCATGGGCGTCTCGCGCTACCTCAAGGAGCAGAACCCGGCGGTGCAGATCGTCGGCCTGCAACCCATGGAGGGCTCGGCCATCCCGGGAATCCGACGCTGGCCGCAGGAATACCTGCCGAAGATCTATGACGCCAGTCGCGTCGACCGGGTCGTCGACATGCACCAGGACGAAGCCGAGGACATCATGCGCCGGCTGGCCCGCGAGGAAGGCATCTTCTGCGGCGTGTCCTCCGGTGGGGCGGTGGCGGCGATGCTGCGCCTGTCCCGCGAACTGGAGAATGCCGTGCTGGTGGCGATCATCTGCGACCGCGGCGACCGCTACCTGTCTTCCGGCGTCTATGACCCGCGCTGA